Proteins encoded together in one Candidatus Nitrosocaldus cavascurensis window:
- a CDS encoding NUDIX hydrolase: MQMDIDRITLTRVLESRLHTGYASIGINSLDDCKGKRRIPAAVLLIIHFTDGYAKIILCKRSERLRNHAGQISLPGGRFKPEDGSLLDTALREAREEIGVDISKDSILGSLDDVDTFSSNFTVKPFVAVLDSIGSIKIDGKEVDYIIDAPLVELLSSISRDEEHGYREAYKFIYNGHVVWGATARILKQLRDILEDVIPLHH, from the coding sequence ATGCAGATGGATATTGATAGGATTACTCTAACAAGAGTACTTGAATCTAGACTTCATACAGGATATGCAAGCATAGGCATTAACAGTCTTGATGATTGCAAGGGGAAGAGGAGGATACCAGCAGCTGTACTCCTCATAATACACTTTACAGATGGTTATGCAAAGATAATCCTATGCAAGAGGAGTGAGAGGCTTAGGAACCATGCTGGACAGATATCCCTACCTGGTGGTAGATTCAAGCCTGAGGATGGTAGCCTATTGGATACAGCATTAAGGGAAGCAAGAGAGGAGATAGGTGTTGATATAAGCAAGGACTCTATACTAGGCTCCTTGGATGATGTTGATACATTCTCATCCAACTTCACAGTAAAGCCATTCGTAGCAGTTCTAGATAGCATAGGCAGTATCAAGATAGATGGGAAGGAGGTTGATTACATAATAGATGCTCCATTGGTTGAGTTGTTGAGTAGTATAAGCAGGGATGAGGAGCATGGATATAGAGAGGCTTACAAGTTCATATACAACGGGCATGTTGTATGGGGTGCAACTGCAAGGATACTCAAGCAGTTGAGGGATATACTTGAAGATGTTATTCCATTGCATCATTGA
- a CDS encoding metallophosphoesterase family protein — MGIRILAFSDIHGDRALVARLKDTVSISRASIDVAVCCGDITPVHGSTIEAARMIGDLGVRTLVVPGNFEMPNDLRIACKELNWTDLHGKYIEVKGYVFAGCGGGNISPFSTPYELGEDQFNELLSKLKGINRNGRLVLLTHCPPYGVVDEPKQGMHVGSNAIASYVIQEKPLAQFCGHIHEQGGKEGMLEGSRIINVARNIRIVELP; from the coding sequence ATGGGTATTAGGATACTAGCCTTCTCAGATATCCATGGAGATAGAGCATTGGTAGCAAGGCTCAAGGATACTGTAAGCATCTCAAGAGCAAGCATAGATGTTGCTGTATGCTGTGGTGATATAACCCCAGTACATGGGAGCACTATAGAGGCAGCAAGGATGATAGGAGATCTAGGGGTAAGGACTCTAGTTGTACCAGGGAACTTTGAGATGCCCAATGATCTACGCATTGCATGCAAGGAGCTCAACTGGACAGATTTACATGGCAAGTACATAGAGGTTAAAGGTTATGTGTTTGCTGGGTGTGGAGGAGGCAACATAAGCCCATTCTCAACACCCTATGAACTTGGAGAGGATCAGTTCAATGAACTCTTGAGTAAGTTGAAGGGAATAAATAGGAATGGGAGGTTAGTGCTCTTAACACACTGCCCACCATATGGTGTAGTTGATGAGCCAAAGCAGGGTATGCATGTAGGCTCAAATGCTATAGCAAGTTATGTTATACAGGAGAAGCCATTAGCACAGTTCTGTGGGCATATACATGAACAGGGAGGCAAGGAAGGTATGCTCGAAGGTAGTCGTATTATAAACGTTGCAAGAAATATAAGGATAGTAGAACTCCCATGA
- the mce gene encoding methylmalonyl-CoA epimerase, with protein sequence MRIDHVAIAVNNVEEALKTFEKVLKVDRKQIMVVEHEKVKLAMLQLEDTRIELLEPLTDDSPIKKFLQERGEGIHHISICTDTLEQDVENASRNGVRIIGGIRPGSYGRKITFIHPKSMHGVLMELCEPHPVA encoded by the coding sequence ATGAGGATAGACCATGTTGCAATAGCAGTCAATAATGTTGAGGAAGCACTGAAGACATTTGAGAAGGTACTCAAGGTTGATAGGAAGCAGATCATGGTAGTTGAGCATGAGAAGGTGAAGTTGGCTATGCTCCAACTTGAGGATACAAGGATAGAACTACTTGAGCCCCTAACAGATGATAGCCCAATAAAGAAGTTCCTGCAGGAGAGAGGTGAGGGTATACATCACATCTCCATATGCACAGATACCCTTGAGCAGGATGTGGAGAATGCAAGCAGGAATGGTGTTAGGATAATAGGAGGTATAAGACCTGGAAGTTATGGAAGGAAGATAACGTTCATACACCCAAAGTCTATGCATGGAGTGCTCATGGAGTTGTGCGAGCCTCATCCAGTAGCATAG
- a CDS encoding 50S ribosomal protein L31e, producing the protein MSREEGVEERVYTINLSKVVLAPDNRRSKRAINMIREFAIRHMKSEEVIIDEELNELVWARGIRSPPRRIRVIISKDASGIVTVKPYKQEEEGKSVEERSKEKEGSSSNATDAKSSKTEG; encoded by the coding sequence ATGAGTAGGGAGGAAGGGGTTGAGGAGAGGGTCTACACCATAAACCTTAGCAAGGTTGTACTTGCTCCAGATAACAGGAGGAGCAAGAGGGCTATAAACATGATAAGAGAGTTTGCTATTAGGCATATGAAGAGTGAAGAGGTTATAATAGATGAAGAGTTGAACGAGTTGGTATGGGCTAGGGGTATAAGGAGTCCACCAAGGAGGATAAGGGTTATTATAAGCAAGGATGCATCAGGAATAGTAACAGTCAAACCATACAAGCAGGAAGAGGAAGGTAAGAGTGTAGAAGAGAGGTCTAAGGAGAAGGAAGGTAGTAGTAGTAATGCTACAGATGCAAAGTCAAGCAAGACAGAAGGTTAA
- the meaB gene encoding methylmalonyl Co-A mutase-associated GTPase MeaB, with the protein MANIVDALLKGERWAIAKAISILEDDGIQAREIVEMIFKHSGNARVIGVTGPAGAGKSTLVGKMIGVYRARGFRVGVLAVDPSSSISGGAILGDRVRMQEHALDDGTYIRSMASRGASGGISAALRDAIRVLDVAGFNRIIVESVGAGQLDVKISSIVDLTIVVLNPQTGDSIQAIKAGLTEIGDIYVVNKADISGANALYNDIKSLVVDGRDAIALKTVAVTGKGVDELIDAVEHSLSKKLSNGYKEMMRKRVESELMDIILSMLSKVVQERIKKEEGGIIEKVLKKEMDPYNAAESIVAKVIRDE; encoded by the coding sequence TTGGCAAACATAGTTGATGCATTACTCAAGGGCGAGCGTTGGGCTATAGCAAAGGCTATATCAATACTTGAGGACGATGGTATACAGGCTAGGGAGATAGTTGAGATGATATTCAAGCACTCTGGTAATGCAAGGGTTATAGGCGTTACAGGACCTGCAGGTGCAGGGAAGAGCACTCTAGTTGGCAAGATGATAGGTGTCTATAGGGCTAGAGGGTTCAGGGTTGGTGTTCTAGCAGTAGATCCTAGCAGTAGTATCTCAGGAGGGGCAATCCTAGGGGATAGGGTAAGGATGCAGGAGCATGCACTTGATGATGGTACATACATAAGGAGTATGGCATCTAGGGGTGCTAGTGGAGGGATATCAGCAGCATTAAGGGATGCAATAAGGGTTCTTGATGTTGCAGGGTTCAACAGGATAATAGTTGAGAGTGTTGGTGCTGGACAGTTGGATGTGAAGATATCAAGCATAGTTGATCTTACCATAGTGGTGCTTAACCCACAGACAGGGGATAGCATACAGGCAATAAAGGCTGGACTAACAGAGATTGGTGATATCTACGTTGTTAACAAGGCAGATATCTCAGGTGCAAATGCACTCTACAACGATATCAAATCACTTGTAGTTGATGGTAGGGATGCTATAGCACTCAAGACTGTAGCAGTGACAGGTAAGGGTGTAGATGAGTTGATAGATGCTGTGGAACACTCATTAAGCAAGAAGCTTAGCAATGGTTATAAGGAGATGATGAGGAAGAGGGTTGAGAGTGAGTTGATGGATATAATACTTAGCATGCTATCCAAGGTGGTGCAGGAGAGGATTAAGAAGGAGGAGGGTGGGATCATAGAGAAGGTATTGAAGAAGGAGATGGATCCTTACAATGCTGCTGAGAGTATAGTTGCAAAGGTGATAAGGGATGAGTAG
- a CDS encoding DUF6925 family protein, with protein sequence MMNALPVRLDEQIKDVLRSAAVRSDVTWAIVRDGAVAEFSVGSLNDVRISMDRISAENEHGAMSLDMGSNGNMYAIVAESAEYRCTPWTQCIYLCMYRDEARMNSRGVLTYVGKYDDYCCSSIWDMGIGDDTLDVYIIVKDDDLNSILREMEGKNILKEQSILDKIVKASPYRLFMTKKASILVKQRIGSVDGAHTHLMPDVILNGIRYPTPVPEQMSCIVQVDPFASLIDCNGNYRAWSVEDDPFQMLLQKYNKGYAEEKQRLRDNVLDMLMRGSDYADHVELMYKRADANSKDMLRVVLAQIACDSRVEQTIRMSSVKILTRVGAVNLPAVISCIRTNGSSPLSIKKQASTI encoded by the coding sequence ATGATGAATGCTCTGCCTGTAAGACTAGATGAGCAGATCAAGGATGTGCTGAGGAGTGCTGCAGTGAGGAGCGATGTAACATGGGCAATAGTTAGGGATGGTGCTGTTGCAGAGTTCTCAGTAGGCTCCCTGAATGATGTAAGGATCAGCATGGATAGGATAAGTGCAGAGAACGAGCATGGTGCGATGAGTCTTGATATGGGTAGCAATGGTAACATGTATGCTATAGTTGCTGAGAGTGCTGAGTATAGATGCACCCCATGGACACAGTGCATCTATCTATGCATGTACAGGGATGAGGCACGGATGAACTCTAGGGGAGTACTAACCTATGTAGGCAAGTATGATGATTATTGCTGCTCCTCCATCTGGGATATGGGTATTGGGGATGATACCCTTGATGTTTACATAATAGTGAAGGATGATGATCTAAACAGCATACTAAGGGAGATGGAGGGTAAGAATATCCTGAAGGAGCAATCTATACTGGATAAGATAGTGAAGGCATCTCCATACAGGCTATTCATGACAAAGAAGGCATCTATACTGGTCAAACAGAGGATAGGGAGTGTTGATGGTGCACATACACACCTCATGCCAGATGTAATACTCAACGGTATAAGGTATCCAACACCAGTGCCAGAGCAGATGAGTTGCATTGTACAGGTTGATCCATTTGCATCATTGATAGATTGCAATGGCAACTATCGTGCATGGAGTGTTGAGGATGATCCATTCCAGATGCTCCTGCAGAAGTACAACAAGGGTTATGCTGAGGAGAAGCAGAGGCTTAGGGATAATGTTCTTGATATGCTAATGAGGGGTAGTGATTATGCTGACCATGTAGAGTTGATGTATAAACGTGCTGATGCAAATAGCAAGGATATGCTCAGGGTAGTACTAGCACAGATTGCATGTGATTCAAGAGTAGAGCAAACTATTAGGATGAGTTCGGTCAAGATACTTACAAGGGTAGGTGCAGTTAACCTGCCTGCTGTTATTTCATGTATAAGGACTAACGGATCATCACCCTTATCAATAAAGAAGCAAGCAAGCACGATATGA
- a CDS encoding CDGSH iron-sulfur domain-containing protein, with protein sequence MAKIRIYAVENGPYVVEVDGKTHSALCRCGASNNKPYCDGSHRRVGFNASASNIVEV encoded by the coding sequence ATGGCTAAGATAAGGATATACGCTGTAGAGAATGGACCATACGTAGTTGAGGTGGATGGCAAGACACACTCTGCATTATGCAGATGTGGTGCATCAAACAATAAGCCGTACTGTGATGGCTCACATAGAAGGGTTGGGTTCAATGCAAGTGCCTCTAACATAGTCGAGGTATAA
- a CDS encoding AAA family ATPase: protein MLSQVEPVYIDWNNSLEILNKAYDAGIFVLIIGAKGTGKTTLVRKFAHMRNKELYTINFSLRTRESHLIGMQTIHNGNVEFVEGLLIKSMKNGSILYLDELNAAEADVLLRLDEALDDRRQIVLKEAGGQIIKARDDWFVIATINPLSHMGTKELPPQLLSRFPVRIRMEYPPAETEMKIIGAHVQLSSKDEEIVRRAVKLANTLREAASVEELYYSPSIRESIAFAKLIKQGVAPKLAAEAVFANVYEQWGETEYRKVMDLITSLFS, encoded by the coding sequence ATGCTTAGCCAAGTTGAGCCAGTCTATATAGACTGGAATAACTCTCTGGAGATACTGAATAAGGCATATGATGCAGGCATATTCGTGCTTATAATAGGGGCAAAGGGTACTGGCAAGACAACACTGGTGAGAAAGTTTGCGCATATGCGTAATAAAGAACTGTACACAATAAACTTCTCTCTACGTACAAGGGAGAGCCATCTCATAGGTATGCAGACCATACACAATGGCAATGTTGAGTTCGTTGAAGGTCTGTTGATCAAGTCTATGAAGAATGGCTCCATACTCTACCTTGATGAGTTGAATGCTGCAGAGGCAGATGTACTGCTAAGGCTTGATGAAGCGTTAGATGATAGGAGGCAGATAGTGCTGAAGGAGGCAGGAGGGCAGATAATCAAGGCTAGAGATGATTGGTTCGTTATAGCAACTATAAACCCACTCTCCCACATGGGCACTAAGGAGTTGCCCCCACAACTCCTTAGCAGGTTCCCTGTTAGGATAAGGATGGAGTACCCTCCAGCAGAGACTGAGATGAAGATAATAGGTGCACATGTACAGTTGAGCAGCAAGGATGAGGAGATTGTAAGGAGAGCAGTAAAGCTTGCAAATACGCTAAGAGAGGCTGCATCTGTAGAAGAACTCTACTATAGCCCTAGCATAAGGGAGAGTATAGCATTTGCAAAGCTTATAAAGCAAGGGGTTGCCCCTAAACTTGCAGCAGAGGCTGTATTTGCAAATGTGTATGAGCAATGGGGGGAGACTGAGTATAGGAAGGTGATGGACTTGATAACATCGCTCTTCAGTTAG
- a CDS encoding 50S ribosomal protein L39e has protein sequence MGSRKTKPRKNRLMKKTKQNSPVPLWVILKTNRRVRRNPQQRHWRRSSVDVG, from the coding sequence ATGGGTTCAAGGAAGACAAAGCCTAGGAAGAACAGGCTGATGAAGAAGACCAAGCAGAACTCCCCTGTTCCACTCTGGGTTATACTCAAGACAAACAGAAGGGTGAGGAGGAATCCTCAGCAGAGGCACTGGAGGAGGAGTAGTGTTGATGTTGGTTAG
- a CDS encoding adenylyltransferase/cytidyltransferase family protein yields the protein MDAIDKGILASLYIEDVVKRAGIGTPINEILDHHNLYVVAEHRRRLESLGMIKDGMLTELGRSAIRVVLTGGVFDIIHPGHIHTLRAAKSLGDVLVVVIARDSTVARLKGKKPLHDEGKRRELVASIRFVDLAMIGHESDIFKTVELIKPDIIALGYDQVHEEQFISKECQRRGLKAHIVRLTSPIPDLKSSMIKAELGSSIYTI from the coding sequence ATGGATGCGATAGATAAAGGCATACTTGCATCCCTTTACATAGAGGATGTGGTTAAGAGGGCTGGAATTGGTACTCCCATAAATGAGATACTAGATCATCATAATCTGTATGTGGTTGCAGAGCATAGGAGGAGGTTAGAATCCCTTGGCATGATCAAGGATGGTATGCTTACAGAGCTTGGGAGGAGTGCGATAAGGGTAGTGCTCACTGGAGGGGTGTTCGATATAATACATCCAGGACATATACATACGTTAAGGGCAGCAAAGAGCTTAGGCGATGTGTTGGTAGTTGTTATAGCAAGGGACTCTACAGTTGCGAGGCTCAAGGGCAAGAAGCCATTGCATGATGAGGGTAAGAGGAGGGAACTGGTAGCATCCATTCGCTTTGTGGATCTAGCAATGATAGGGCATGAGAGTGATATATTCAAGACCGTGGAGCTTATCAAGCCTGATATAATTGCTCTAGGCTATGATCAGGTGCATGAAGAGCAGTTCATAAGCAAGGAGTGTCAGAGGAGGGGTTTGAAGGCGCATATAGTAAGGCTAACATCCCCTATACCAGATCTCAAGAGTTCCATGATAAAGGCAGAGTTGGGATCATCCATATACACAATATAA
- a CDS encoding vWA domain-containing protein, which produces MVKDDTLLDIGTFLIHAWSGKDSAILRIARSQRINYEKNTITIPSMDVFAGDEFSRYRQWRVACWILAMRFKYSSKYLSDDIAFGHVLNALEQKRVTILGLKEWPGMLDELLYDEAVSWQDKPLVNSLYGIHRRVIAFSQYFLTGYIKGDLDGFDLVKVENATSIANKIVDEAIKNGYGTEWVEKQVPKVLDALGANPLITIPVPFARVRIGIRLKDEEVYLALRRLLRLKDESNDELERRVRSIMDGREVRREYEMVKRMSAIAGKREEVSIAKALDVPELADDYAQYDPDLVNRLKRMLRDWKRGMVELYASAGDELDTEMLTVHANKPFISEQDMKIKGRLLLLLDHSSSISSDEQEYKRVFTALCKVLDYLGVNFIALAFNTTRGKARCWVIKGEGEHWSKSCERRMQAVKASGGTPLAEVYEKIEPLARAFKPDIFMTFSDGEPNDPAATREAIKRFKGMGIDMVSFGISNNTARALSIAQNLKDLGYDRCVAVSRLNEIPKKVLALLAS; this is translated from the coding sequence ATGGTAAAGGATGATACCCTGCTTGATATAGGAACGTTCCTTATACATGCATGGTCTGGTAAGGATAGTGCTATCTTACGCATAGCAAGATCACAAAGGATAAACTATGAGAAGAATACAATAACCATCCCAAGCATGGATGTGTTTGCTGGGGATGAGTTCTCAAGGTATAGACAGTGGAGGGTAGCATGCTGGATTCTTGCAATGAGGTTCAAGTACTCAAGCAAGTACCTCTCTGATGATATAGCATTTGGGCATGTTCTCAATGCACTTGAGCAGAAGAGGGTAACCATACTTGGCTTGAAGGAGTGGCCTGGGATGCTTGATGAACTGCTCTACGATGAGGCAGTATCATGGCAGGATAAGCCGTTGGTTAACTCACTCTATGGCATACATAGAAGGGTTATAGCATTCTCTCAATACTTCCTCACAGGCTACATAAAGGGAGATCTTGATGGCTTCGACCTTGTCAAGGTTGAGAATGCAACTAGCATAGCAAATAAGATAGTTGATGAGGCTATAAAGAATGGGTATGGTACAGAATGGGTTGAGAAGCAAGTGCCTAAGGTCCTTGATGCCCTTGGTGCAAACCCACTCATAACCATACCAGTACCATTTGCAAGGGTAAGGATTGGGATAAGGTTGAAGGATGAGGAGGTGTACCTTGCACTTAGGAGACTACTCAGACTCAAGGATGAGAGCAACGATGAGTTAGAGAGAAGGGTTAGGAGCATAATGGATGGGAGGGAGGTTAGGAGGGAGTATGAGATGGTGAAGAGGATGAGTGCTATAGCAGGTAAGAGGGAAGAGGTTAGCATTGCTAAAGCGCTGGATGTGCCAGAGTTAGCTGATGATTATGCACAGTACGATCCAGATCTTGTGAATAGGCTGAAGAGGATGCTTAGAGATTGGAAGAGAGGTATGGTTGAACTGTATGCAAGTGCTGGGGATGAGCTTGATACTGAGATGTTAACAGTGCATGCAAATAAGCCATTCATAAGCGAGCAGGATATGAAGATTAAGGGTAGACTCTTGCTCCTGCTAGATCATTCAAGTAGTATCTCAAGTGATGAGCAAGAGTACAAGAGGGTCTTCACTGCACTCTGCAAGGTTCTTGATTATCTAGGTGTTAACTTTATAGCACTTGCATTCAACACTACAAGAGGAAAGGCTAGGTGTTGGGTTATAAAGGGTGAGGGGGAGCACTGGAGCAAGTCATGCGAGAGGAGGATGCAGGCAGTTAAGGCAAGTGGAGGCACACCTCTTGCTGAGGTTTATGAGAAGATCGAACCATTGGCTAGAGCATTCAAGCCAGATATATTCATGACGTTCTCAGATGGCGAGCCAAACGATCCTGCAGCAACAAGGGAAGCAATAAAGAGGTTCAAGGGGATGGGGATAGATATGGTCTCATTCGGGATAAGCAACAACACAGCAAGGGCATTGAGCATAGCACAGAACCTAAAGGATCTAGGCTATGATAGATGTGTAGCAGTAAGCAGGCTGAACGAGATACCAAAGAAGGTGCTAGCATTACTTGCAAGTTGA
- a CDS encoding M20/M25/M40 family metallo-hydrolase, protein MVTVSNSYAIELLKQALELYTPSKQEYPLARLIAEKASSELGFEHVHMDDVGNVIARKGYGSPRVLLCGHMDTVPGYIPVSIRDGLIYGRGASDAKAPLLALLLAASLARDCGTITFAGLVDEEGNATGIKNLMRNSIDADYAIFGEPSGLEKITIAYKGRVAFNITCDVGDSAHASAPMLAGNAIEEAYELWQSIKDALASMNNKGLTYCITEIKGGSSHNVTPARCSLTIDIRVPNGLSTLNVLNLLDLTLNRVAEKKGIKVEYSIEDRTEAFEARHDSPLVRALVLAVMDVRGKRPMLIRKSGTGDMNILGNALNIPIVTYGPGDAHSSHSADEHVSIDEYIASIDVLKRTLYHLSRLHKREIGR, encoded by the coding sequence ATGGTTACAGTATCAAACTCGTATGCAATAGAACTCCTCAAGCAAGCATTGGAGTTGTACACTCCATCAAAGCAGGAGTATCCCTTGGCAAGGCTTATTGCTGAGAAAGCATCAAGCGAACTTGGCTTCGAGCATGTTCACATGGATGATGTTGGTAATGTTATAGCAAGGAAGGGCTATGGTAGTCCTAGGGTACTCCTCTGCGGGCATATGGACACTGTTCCAGGGTATATACCTGTAAGCATAAGGGATGGGCTGATATATGGGAGAGGGGCATCTGATGCAAAGGCTCCCCTTCTAGCATTGTTGCTTGCAGCATCACTTGCTAGGGACTGTGGTACTATAACCTTTGCTGGACTTGTTGATGAGGAGGGTAATGCAACAGGGATAAAGAATCTGATGAGGAATAGCATAGATGCTGACTATGCCATATTTGGTGAGCCTAGCGGGTTGGAGAAGATAACTATAGCATACAAGGGGAGGGTAGCGTTCAACATAACATGCGATGTTGGTGATAGTGCACATGCAAGTGCACCAATGCTTGCTGGTAATGCCATAGAGGAGGCTTATGAACTCTGGCAGAGCATAAAGGATGCACTTGCTAGCATGAACAACAAAGGCTTAACATACTGTATAACAGAGATAAAGGGAGGCAGTAGTCATAACGTAACCCCTGCAAGATGCTCCCTAACCATAGATATCAGGGTTCCAAACGGGTTAAGTACATTGAACGTGCTTAACCTACTCGACCTTACACTTAACAGGGTAGCAGAGAAGAAGGGTATCAAGGTAGAGTATAGCATAGAGGATAGGACAGAGGCATTTGAGGCAAGGCATGACTCGCCCCTTGTTAGGGCACTTGTACTTGCAGTGATGGATGTTAGAGGCAAGAGACCAATGCTCATAAGGAAGAGCGGTACAGGGGATATGAATATTCTAGGCAATGCTCTCAACATACCAATAGTCACATATGGGCCTGGTGATGCACACTCATCACATTCTGCAGATGAGCATGTGAGCATAGATGAGTATATAGCAAGCATAGATGTGCTGAAGAGAACGCTCTACCATCTCTCAAGACTGCATAAGAGGGAGATAGGTAGGTAG
- a CDS encoding acyl-CoA mutase large subunit family protein: MSSSNSNSSKDGSRRSSSSRAAENNNTAEKVLFTDSGIKVKRIYTSRDVKRKDGDRKVEDAGKYPFTRGIYPEMYRERIWTMRQYTGFGSAEETNRRFKFLLENGQTGLSLAFDLPTQTGYDSDDPRAEGEVGRVGVAISCIDDMMRCFDGIPLDKVSTSMTINSTATTLLAFYIGVAESQGVPINVLRGTLQNDILKEYIARNTYIYPPEPSMRLFVDSMEFCSKNMPSWYPVSISGYHIREAGANAVQELAFTFSNAMAYVDACLERGLNVDDFAPRLSFFFCCTMDILEEIAKFRAARRIWATIMKERYNAKNEKSMHLRFHVQTSGESLTAQQPDNNIIRVTLQALAAVLGGCQSLHTNSRDEALSLPTEESVRIALRTQQIIAYESGVTRVVDPLGGSYYIEYLTDEIEERVWKYLRRIERMGGSLKAIEKGYFQQEIRENAYRIKKEVDEGSRIIVGVNRFVDKEAEVPEVLRIDPALERKQVERLKEFKAKRDKTKVEHMISRLEEAAEKGHNLMPYIVESVKAYVTLGEISNALRRVFGVYQPKLVI, encoded by the coding sequence ATGAGTAGTAGTAATAGTAATAGTAGTAAGGATGGGAGTAGAAGAAGTAGCAGTAGCAGAGCAGCAGAGAACAATAACACTGCTGAGAAGGTACTCTTCACCGACTCTGGCATAAAGGTGAAGAGGATATACACAAGCAGGGATGTTAAGAGGAAGGATGGGGATAGGAAGGTTGAGGATGCTGGCAAGTACCCATTCACTAGAGGAATATACCCAGAGATGTATAGAGAGAGGATATGGACCATGCGTCAGTATACAGGCTTTGGGAGTGCAGAGGAGACTAACAGGAGGTTCAAGTTCCTACTTGAGAATGGTCAGACTGGGCTAAGCCTTGCGTTTGATCTCCCAACACAGACAGGCTATGACTCGGATGATCCTAGGGCTGAAGGGGAGGTTGGAAGGGTTGGGGTAGCGATAAGTTGTATAGATGATATGATGAGATGCTTCGATGGTATCCCTCTAGATAAGGTAAGCACATCCATGACCATAAACTCAACAGCAACAACCCTTCTAGCATTCTACATAGGTGTTGCAGAGTCACAAGGCGTACCAATAAACGTGCTTAGAGGTACACTCCAGAATGATATACTCAAGGAGTATATTGCAAGGAACACATACATATACCCACCAGAGCCATCAATGAGGCTCTTCGTTGACTCTATGGAGTTCTGTAGTAAGAATATGCCATCATGGTACCCTGTAAGCATCTCAGGTTACCATATAAGGGAGGCAGGAGCAAACGCTGTTCAAGAACTTGCATTCACATTCTCAAATGCTATGGCATATGTTGATGCATGCTTGGAGAGAGGCTTGAATGTTGATGACTTTGCTCCTAGACTCTCATTCTTCTTCTGCTGCACCATGGACATACTTGAGGAGATAGCCAAGTTTAGAGCAGCAAGGAGGATATGGGCTACTATAATGAAGGAGAGATACAATGCAAAGAATGAGAAGAGCATGCACCTTCGCTTCCACGTGCAGACTAGTGGAGAGTCTCTAACTGCACAGCAGCCAGATAACAACATAATCAGGGTTACACTACAGGCACTTGCAGCAGTGCTTGGAGGATGCCAATCACTGCATACAAACTCAAGGGATGAGGCATTATCATTGCCAACTGAGGAGTCTGTTAGGATAGCGTTGAGGACGCAGCAGATAATAGCGTATGAGAGCGGAGTTACAAGGGTTGTGGATCCACTTGGAGGCTCATACTACATAGAGTATCTAACAGATGAGATAGAGGAGAGGGTATGGAAGTATCTAAGGAGGATAGAACGCATGGGGGGTTCTCTCAAGGCTATAGAGAAGGGTTACTTCCAGCAGGAGATAAGGGAGAATGCATACAGGATAAAGAAGGAGGTTGATGAGGGTTCAAGGATAATAGTTGGTGTAAACAGGTTCGTGGATAAGGAGGCTGAGGTGCCTGAAGTGCTTAGGATAGACCCAGCGCTGGAGAGGAAGCAGGTTGAGCGCCTTAAAGAGTTCAAGGCTAAGAGGGATAAGACAAAGGTTGAGCATATGATCTCTAGGCTGGAGGAGGCTGCTGAGAAGGGTCACAACCTAATGCCATACATAGTTGAGAGTGTTAAGGCATATGTTACACTTGGCGAGATAAGCAATGCACTAAGGAGGGTATTTGGTGTATACCAGCCTAAGCTTGTGATCTGA